A DNA window from Alligator mississippiensis isolate rAllMis1 chromosome 11, rAllMis1, whole genome shotgun sequence contains the following coding sequences:
- the LOC132244226 gene encoding uncharacterized protein LOC132244226, translating into MRPAPSLALLPTAQPAPPPALLLRIPPVLSLAPLPAMQPVPSLALLLQTLPEPPPALLLAASSISPPALLLPTPPAPPPALSPIPQPAPPPALSPIPQPAPPPALSPIPQPAPPPALSPIPQPAPSRVLPTASEPVLPSARLPGVLTAFSEPALAPPLALAAADLLPTGTHSPRLFISRPAASAGPLFVCSGRRPPPPLLCRSRINTRLITSAGVLGVCVSPDSSGGHISTSSK; encoded by the coding sequence ATGCGGCCGGCTCCCTCgctggcccttctgcccacagcGCAGCCGGCtcctccaccggctctgctgctcAGGATACCACCGGTTCTCTCTCTGGCTCCGCTGCCTGCAATGCAGCCAGTTCCCTCCCTGGCTCTACTGCTCCAGACGCTGCCGGAGcctccaccggctctgctgcttgcAGCGTCGTCCATTTCACCCCCGGCTCTGCTGCTTCCGACGCCGCCGGCTCCTCCACCGGCTCTGTCGCCTATACCGCAGCCGGCTCCTCCACCGGCTCTGTCGCCTATACCGCAGCCGGCTCCTCCACCGGCTCTGTCGCCTATACCGCAGCCGGCTCCTCCACCGGCTCTGTCGCCTATACCGCAGCCGGCTCCTTCACGGGTTCTGCCGACAGCGTCGGAGCCGGTTCTACCGTCAGCACGGCTGCCGGGTGTACTGACGGCTTTCTCGGAGCCCGCTCTGGCTCCGCCTCTTGCACTCGCGGCGgctgatctgctccccacaggaACTCACTCCCCTCGTCTCTTCATCAGCCGCCCCGCTGCCTCCGCAGGGCCGCTTTTTGTTTGTTCCGGGAGGCGTCCTCCGCCCCCGCTGCTctgccgcagccggataaacacCCGGCTGATCACCAGCGCCGGCGTCCTCGGTGTATGTGTCTCCCCCGACTCTTCCGGAG